A single region of the Streptomyces sp. AM 4-1-1 genome encodes:
- a CDS encoding 3-oxoacyl-[acyl-carrier-protein] synthase III C-terminal domain-containing protein, with translation MTALRAVSAYLPPESVPVADLRTELGLNGDQLRVMRRVFGLSQVLREPEGTVADLMLATARRLDALRGREHLVRYVVHARTMPAVAPYPVNPLHEVRDALGLRHAQVFSVFQHACASGLLAVDMCGKLLAADGDPKALALVLTGEKTFTPAARTVPGTAVNGEAAAAVLVGLGGDHDRVLGYATRTHGRFNAALSLTAEVAAQFQQAYPQALADVLLAAVERARTTLDELTLILPHNVNRVSWVRLCRNLGIPLEKVLLDNVPVTGHCFCADPFLNYRTAADRGLLTPGDRYLMAAVGLGATFSAMVLEH, from the coding sequence ATGACCGCACTCCGGGCCGTGTCGGCCTACCTGCCGCCGGAGAGCGTACCGGTGGCCGATCTCCGGACGGAGCTCGGGCTGAATGGTGATCAGCTACGGGTGATGCGAAGGGTGTTCGGCCTCTCCCAGGTCCTGCGCGAGCCGGAGGGCACGGTCGCCGACCTCATGCTCGCCACCGCCCGGCGGCTGGACGCGCTGCGCGGGCGTGAGCACCTGGTCCGTTATGTCGTCCACGCCCGGACCATGCCGGCGGTGGCGCCGTACCCGGTCAATCCACTGCACGAGGTCCGCGACGCGCTGGGCCTGCGCCACGCCCAGGTGTTCAGCGTGTTCCAGCACGCCTGTGCCTCCGGACTGCTCGCCGTGGACATGTGCGGCAAGCTGCTGGCCGCCGACGGCGACCCCAAGGCGCTGGCCCTCGTACTGACCGGGGAGAAGACGTTCACCCCGGCCGCCAGGACCGTGCCCGGTACCGCTGTCAACGGCGAGGCGGCGGCCGCGGTGCTGGTGGGCCTCGGTGGCGATCACGACCGGGTGCTCGGCTACGCGACCCGCACCCATGGCCGCTTCAACGCAGCTCTCTCGCTCACCGCCGAGGTCGCCGCGCAGTTCCAGCAGGCCTACCCGCAGGCCCTCGCCGACGTACTGCTCGCGGCCGTCGAGAGGGCCCGCACCACCCTCGACGAGCTCACGCTGATCCTTCCGCACAACGTCAACCGGGTCTCCTGGGTCCGGCTCTGCCGAAACCTCGGCATCCCCCTGGAGAAGGTGCTGCTGGACAACGTGCCCGTCACCGGGCACTGCTTCTGCGCCGATCCCTTCCTCAACTACCGCACCGCCGCCGACCGCGGACTGCTCACGCCCGGCGACCGCTATCTGATGGCGGCGGTCGGCCTCGGCGCGACCTTCTCCGCGATGGTCCTCGAACACTGA
- a CDS encoding acyl carrier protein, with product METTLPGTDRHTELREWTAQRVASYLECSPAEIDPEVPLTDYGLSSVYAFVLCGDLEDHLGFPIDPTVVWDHRSIEQLSAHLVGLAAAHRADCPGATP from the coding sequence ATGGAGACCACTTTGCCCGGCACCGACCGCCACACCGAACTGCGGGAGTGGACAGCCCAACGGGTCGCCTCCTACCTGGAGTGTTCCCCCGCCGAGATCGACCCCGAGGTTCCGCTCACCGACTACGGCCTGAGCTCCGTCTACGCCTTCGTCCTCTGCGGCGATCTGGAGGATCACCTCGGATTCCCCATCGACCCCACGGTCGTCTGGGACCACCGGAGCATCGAGCAGCTGTCGGCCCACCTGGTCGGTCTGGCCGCCGCGCACCGTGCGGACTGTCCCGGAGCGACGCCATGA
- a CDS encoding acyl-CoA dehydrogenase family protein, protein MSGTTAAPRSDAADLERRFGDPWEPANPVGHAATVAADERDEVVAGAEHLLDEYGLGAEFVPVGLGGRLDRLDRLVEVMRAVFRRDPALGLGYGASSFIAAVNVWSSGSDEQRRRLAGILLRGGRVATVYHELEHGNDLAGAEFTARPQEDGTLRLHGHKELVSNVRRAEALVIFSRTSERPGSRSHSQLLVEKELLPADRYRYRPRFPSVGMRGVQLGGIEFDDCPVGPETVVGRLGQGVESAFRSFQLTRTALPAMATAILDTGLRTTLRFVRSRRLYGQYASDLPLVRQTLAETFTDLLMCDALATTGARAVHLLPGATAMYASAVKFLVAKQLMDAMDRLSVVLGAHFYLRGGEFAIFQKQLRDLQVVGFGHAARIACLATVLPQLPGAARRARGAGAPPELLSRIGAELPPLDFGRLTLGATGPDHLAAVPAQLAEELAGRAEYRGLHRLATVFAAETELVRADALALAPRDLAVGGSADALEVPARYAALLAAACCLNTWRDNRDNGDPFLADPLWAEAALTRLLGRVGRGSGRLPAERAEPMYRALLERDDARRGFDLAGRDLPG, encoded by the coding sequence GTGAGCGGGACGACAGCGGCTCCGCGGTCTGACGCGGCCGACCTCGAACGACGCTTCGGAGACCCCTGGGAACCGGCCAACCCGGTCGGCCACGCCGCCACCGTCGCGGCCGACGAGCGCGACGAGGTGGTGGCCGGTGCCGAGCACCTGCTCGACGAGTACGGCCTGGGCGCCGAGTTCGTCCCGGTCGGACTCGGAGGCCGCCTCGATCGCCTGGACCGGCTGGTCGAGGTGATGCGCGCGGTGTTCCGGCGCGACCCGGCGCTCGGTCTCGGGTACGGAGCCTCCTCCTTCATCGCCGCGGTCAACGTCTGGTCCTCCGGCAGCGACGAGCAGCGGCGCCGCCTCGCCGGAATCCTGCTGCGCGGCGGCCGGGTGGCGACGGTCTACCACGAGCTGGAGCACGGGAACGATCTCGCCGGCGCGGAATTCACCGCCCGCCCACAGGAGGACGGCACACTGCGGCTGCACGGCCACAAGGAGCTCGTCAGCAACGTCCGACGCGCCGAGGCACTGGTGATCTTCTCCCGGACCTCGGAGAGACCCGGCTCGCGCAGCCACTCGCAACTGCTCGTGGAGAAGGAACTGCTGCCGGCCGACCGCTACCGTTACCGCCCGCGCTTCCCCAGCGTCGGCATGCGTGGGGTCCAGCTCGGCGGCATCGAGTTCGACGACTGCCCGGTCGGTCCGGAGACCGTCGTCGGCCGCCTCGGCCAGGGGGTCGAGAGCGCCTTCCGCTCCTTCCAGCTCACCCGTACCGCGCTGCCCGCGATGGCCACCGCGATCCTCGACACCGGACTGCGTACCACCCTGCGCTTCGTCCGTTCCCGCCGTCTTTACGGGCAGTACGCGAGTGACCTGCCGCTGGTGCGCCAGACCCTCGCCGAGACGTTCACCGACCTGCTGATGTGCGATGCCCTGGCAACCACCGGGGCCCGCGCGGTGCACCTGCTGCCCGGCGCCACCGCCATGTACGCCTCCGCGGTGAAGTTCCTGGTCGCCAAGCAGCTGATGGACGCCATGGACCGGCTCTCGGTCGTCCTCGGTGCCCACTTCTACCTGCGCGGGGGCGAGTTCGCCATTTTCCAGAAGCAGCTACGGGACCTCCAGGTGGTCGGCTTCGGCCACGCCGCCAGGATCGCCTGCCTGGCCACCGTCCTGCCCCAGCTGCCGGGCGCGGCCCGCCGGGCCCGGGGGGCCGGGGCCCCGCCCGAGCTGCTGTCACGGATCGGCGCCGAACTGCCGCCGCTGGACTTCGGCCGGCTGACCCTCGGTGCCACCGGCCCGGACCACCTGGCGGCCGTCCCGGCGCAGCTCGCCGAGGAGCTGGCCGGCCGTGCGGAATACCGTGGACTGCACCGGCTGGCCACCGTGTTCGCCGCGGAGACGGAGCTGGTACGGGCCGACGCGCTGGCACTGGCCCCGCGCGATCTGGCGGTCGGCGGCTCGGCCGACGCTCTGGAGGTGCCCGCCCGCTACGCCGCGCTCCTGGCCGCCGCGTGCTGCCTCAACACCTGGCGGGACAACCGGGACAACGGCGATCCGTTCCTCGCCGACCCGCTCTGGGCCGAGGCGGCCCTCACCCGGCTGCTCGGCCGGGTCGGCCGGGGCAGCGGCCGGCTTCCGGCCGAGCGGGCCGAACCGATGTACCGCGCCCTGCTCGAACGCGACGACGCCCGGCGCGGCTTCGACCTCGCCGGCCGGGACCTGCCCGGCTGA
- a CDS encoding acyl-CoA dehydrogenase family protein, with translation MSALTVAGLERALGNPADPRTLFSYARCAELDRAEEFPEAICAELDRLGLSRHYIPEAFGGALIDHQGLADLIRVIAGRDLTVAIGHAKSYLGAACVWMAGTPEQARALAARITAGAPVSWGLTERAHGSDLLATEVVAEPDPAGGHRLTGEKWLINNATRGELVCVLARTDPAGGPRGHSLFLVDKHALAPGGHRCLPKQRTHGIRGADISGIAFDRARVPDDALVGSVGRGAETVLKTLQLTRTVCAALSLGAADHALRQAVGFTAGRELYGRRLIRFPHVRRTLGRAYATLFACEAVGAVANRSIAALPGEQSVASSVVKAFVPARVDELIADCGELLGSRAFLTELYEHGGFQKLARDHRVVGIFDGNQAVNRNALVNQFPVLARRYREARVDAAGLALAVTLTSPLPSADPGRLELVSRGGSSLVQSLPAAVAELRAGPGTDPRLLALAERLAERCGTLHGELAALRPSPTASARSFELAECYEECFAGAAVLHLWLAGSRRPARSKLWQDGLWARAALAALLGRPSPGRHESAEFDELFDTLESVGATARPVLVLTEEEIP, from the coding sequence GTGAGCGCGCTGACCGTCGCCGGGCTGGAGCGGGCGCTCGGGAATCCGGCCGACCCGCGGACACTGTTCTCGTACGCCCGTTGCGCCGAGCTCGACCGGGCCGAGGAGTTCCCCGAGGCGATCTGCGCGGAACTGGACCGGCTCGGTCTGTCCCGCCACTACATACCCGAGGCGTTCGGCGGGGCGCTCATCGACCACCAGGGGCTCGCCGACCTGATCCGGGTGATCGCCGGACGCGACCTCACGGTGGCGATCGGCCACGCCAAGAGCTACCTCGGGGCGGCCTGCGTCTGGATGGCCGGGACCCCGGAGCAGGCCCGCGCTCTGGCCGCCCGGATCACCGCTGGGGCACCGGTCTCCTGGGGACTCACCGAGCGGGCGCACGGCAGCGACCTGCTGGCCACCGAGGTGGTGGCCGAACCCGACCCCGCCGGTGGTCACCGGCTCACCGGTGAGAAGTGGCTGATCAACAACGCCACCCGGGGGGAACTGGTCTGCGTGCTCGCCCGCACCGACCCGGCCGGCGGACCGCGTGGCCACAGCCTCTTCCTGGTCGACAAACACGCGCTCGCGCCCGGCGGTCACCGCTGCCTGCCCAAGCAGCGCACCCATGGAATCCGGGGCGCCGACATCAGCGGCATCGCCTTCGACCGGGCCCGGGTGCCGGACGACGCCCTGGTCGGCAGTGTCGGCCGTGGTGCCGAAACGGTTCTGAAGACGCTCCAGCTCACCCGTACGGTCTGCGCGGCGCTCTCCCTCGGCGCCGCCGACCACGCGCTGAGGCAGGCGGTCGGTTTCACCGCCGGACGCGAGCTGTACGGCCGTCGGCTGATCCGCTTCCCGCACGTACGCCGCACCCTCGGACGCGCCTACGCCACGCTGTTCGCCTGCGAGGCGGTCGGCGCGGTGGCGAACCGCTCGATCGCCGCTCTGCCCGGTGAACAGAGTGTCGCGTCCTCCGTGGTGAAGGCCTTCGTGCCCGCACGCGTCGACGAACTCATCGCGGACTGCGGTGAACTGCTCGGCAGCCGGGCCTTCCTGACGGAACTGTACGAGCACGGCGGCTTCCAGAAGCTCGCCCGGGACCACCGGGTGGTGGGCATCTTCGACGGCAACCAGGCGGTCAACCGGAACGCCCTCGTCAATCAGTTCCCGGTACTGGCCCGCCGCTACCGCGAGGCCCGGGTGGACGCGGCCGGGCTCGCCCTGGCGGTCACCCTCACCTCCCCCCTGCCGTCCGCCGACCCCGGCCGACTGGAGCTGGTCTCCCGGGGCGGGTCGAGCCTCGTCCAGAGCCTGCCGGCCGCCGTCGCCGAACTGCGCGCCGGGCCGGGGACCGACCCCAGGCTGCTCGCCCTGGCCGAGCGGCTCGCCGAGCGCTGCGGCACGCTGCACGGCGAACTGGCCGCGCTGCGGCCCTCGCCGACCGCGTCCGCGAGGTCCTTCGAGCTCGCCGAGTGCTACGAGGAGTGCTTCGCCGGAGCGGCTGTGCTCCATCTGTGGCTGGCGGGCAGCCGCCGCCCGGCCCGGTCGAAGCTGTGGCAGGACGGGCTCTGGGCCAGGGCCGCACTCGCGGCACTGCTCGGCCGGCCGTCCCCGGGACGGCACGAGAGCGCCGAGTTCGACGAGCTGTTCGACACCCTGGAGTCCGTCGGCGCGACCGCCCGGCCGGTCCTGGTCCTGACCGAAGAGGAGATCCCGTGA